The Ensifer canadensis genome has a segment encoding these proteins:
- a CDS encoding DUF982 domain-containing protein, whose product MREELGVDRLWDEEIFLADGDRIFRVQSTRDAYLILRNHWHHDDGPARQAALAICHMGEHSSRSPDDARRAFIEAAREARIAVNSWSGS is encoded by the coding sequence ATGAGAGAAGAATTGGGTGTCGATCGACTTTGGGATGAAGAGATCTTCCTGGCGGATGGTGATCGGATATTTCGCGTACAGAGCACTCGCGATGCATATCTCATCTTGCGGAACCACTGGCATCACGACGACGGGCCGGCCCGACAGGCGGCTTTGGCAATATGCCATATGGGAGAACACAGCTCGCGTTCGCCCGATGACGCCCGTCGTGCGTTTATTGAGGCCGCGCGCGAAGCTCGCATTGCCGTCAACAGTTGGTCTGGGTCGTAG
- a CDS encoding substrate-binding domain-containing protein, translated as MRLKDFAEKLGLSPTTVSRALAGYPEVREKTRQRVLKEASRFGYRPNSTAVRLATGKAGAIGIIFDRSLAYQTAEFITGVGRALVARECEMLIAPVASGSQDSDIEMCDRLAKGGRVDAVILSSPLAGDARITSLLEQRVPFLTYGQLPECSDHAWFDIDSVGLAKLATEHLLDLAHQRIALINGPQELAFSSQRHRGYREALAERALPYDTEIVANGDLTDENGFVVGRSFFEQHPRPTAVVTGSTTSALGVYRAAKACGLIVGRDVSVVAHDDRLAYLRAEHMSPTLSATRSSLHRAGMRAGELILELLAGRPANEIHELWPANFVQGQSTARHHGRRSH; from the coding sequence ATGAGATTGAAGGATTTTGCTGAGAAGTTGGGCCTATCCCCAACGACTGTCAGCCGTGCGCTCGCCGGCTATCCAGAGGTGCGCGAGAAAACGCGCCAGCGCGTTTTGAAAGAGGCTAGCCGGTTTGGTTATCGTCCCAACAGCACGGCCGTCCGCCTTGCAACCGGTAAAGCAGGCGCTATAGGCATCATCTTTGACCGTTCGCTGGCCTACCAGACCGCAGAATTCATAACGGGAGTGGGACGGGCCCTTGTCGCCCGGGAGTGCGAAATGCTGATAGCCCCTGTGGCATCCGGTTCCCAGGATTCCGATATAGAAATGTGCGACAGGTTGGCGAAAGGCGGACGCGTAGACGCAGTGATATTGAGCAGTCCATTGGCGGGTGACGCGCGGATCACTTCGCTCCTCGAGCAGCGCGTTCCCTTCCTGACCTACGGCCAATTGCCGGAGTGCTCAGATCACGCTTGGTTCGATATCGACAGCGTAGGGTTGGCGAAACTCGCCACGGAACATCTGCTGGATCTCGCGCATCAACGTATCGCCCTGATAAACGGCCCACAAGAACTCGCTTTTAGTTCGCAACGCCACCGAGGATATCGGGAAGCACTCGCCGAACGGGCGCTGCCATACGATACTGAAATTGTAGCGAATGGCGACCTGACCGATGAGAACGGATTTGTCGTGGGGCGGTCCTTTTTTGAACAGCACCCGCGCCCCACGGCCGTTGTTACAGGGTCTACAACCAGCGCACTTGGCGTCTATCGCGCCGCAAAAGCTTGCGGCCTTATAGTGGGTAGAGACGTTTCGGTCGTGGCTCATGACGACAGACTCGCATATCTGCGCGCCGAACATATGTCACCTACGTTGAGTGCGACGCGTTCATCCCTGCACCGAGCCGGCATGCGTGCAGGCGAGTTAATCCTCGAACTTCTTGCCGGACGACCAGCAAACGAGATCCACGAACTGTGGCCGGCCAACTTCGTGCAGGGCCAATCAACGGCTCGCCATCACGGCCGGCGGAGTCATTAG
- a CDS encoding ROK family protein has translation MAKATRARAEMERSKGKPIAHGAGDLPRVRVDEYNFEIKDKNGFIGDRANKEAFKEMIARWRKIASDNAPDPLGRKQTEMLSKRTIDRFLTDGKPAAAVTVWSAIEEFAHELVSVLLRYLAEKSWSGTQKVVVGGGFVSSQAGALSIKRAQMILRKQGSAMELNIIRHHPDDAGLIGSVHLLPHWMLKGHQAILAVDIGGTNIRVGVVELNTQKAKNFAHAKVGKSHVWRHTDDEPNRTTCVEKVAAMLRHMVEYARKKKLDLAPVVGIACPGIIEETGSITRGAQNLPGGNWESESFNLPEVLRRAVPKIGDQDSFFVMHNDAVVQGLSQLPFLDDAQSWGVLTIGTGLGNAHFSTKPELNKVA, from the coding sequence ATGGCAAAAGCGACCAGGGCACGGGCGGAAATGGAACGAAGCAAGGGCAAGCCCATTGCGCATGGGGCAGGGGATCTCCCCCGGGTTCGTGTCGATGAGTATAATTTTGAAATCAAAGACAAGAACGGCTTCATTGGCGACAGAGCCAACAAGGAAGCATTCAAGGAGATGATCGCACGCTGGCGCAAGATCGCATCCGACAACGCCCCCGACCCTCTGGGACGCAAGCAAACGGAAATGCTCTCGAAAAGGACGATCGATCGTTTCCTGACTGACGGAAAGCCGGCGGCGGCGGTGACAGTGTGGAGTGCGATCGAGGAGTTCGCCCATGAGCTCGTGTCAGTCTTGCTGCGGTATCTGGCGGAGAAAAGCTGGAGCGGTACACAGAAGGTGGTGGTGGGAGGCGGCTTCGTTTCCAGCCAAGCCGGGGCGTTGAGTATAAAGCGAGCCCAGATGATCCTGAGGAAGCAAGGTTCAGCAATGGAGCTCAATATAATTCGTCATCATCCCGACGACGCGGGGCTGATCGGAAGCGTGCACCTTTTACCTCATTGGATGCTCAAAGGGCACCAAGCGATCCTCGCTGTGGACATCGGTGGAACCAATATTCGGGTTGGTGTCGTCGAACTGAACACACAAAAGGCTAAGAACTTTGCTCATGCGAAGGTTGGCAAATCGCACGTATGGCGGCACACCGACGATGAGCCGAACCGGACCACGTGCGTTGAAAAGGTCGCCGCGATGCTCAGGCATATGGTGGAATATGCGCGAAAGAAAAAGCTCGATCTCGCTCCAGTAGTCGGCATCGCCTGTCCCGGGATCATCGAAGAAACGGGCTCGATTACCCGCGGTGCGCAAAATCTGCCGGGGGGCAACTGGGAGAGCGAAAGCTTCAACCTGCCCGAGGTCTTGCGACGTGCGGTACCGAAGATTGGAGACCAAGACAGTTTTTTCGTCATGCACAATGACGCCGTCGTACAAGGGTTGTCGCAGCTTCCCTTTCTCGATGATGCACAAAGCTGGGGCGTATTGACGATTGGAACAGGCTTGGGCAACGCGCATTTCTCCACGAAGCCTGAACTCAATAAAGTGGCCTAG
- a CDS encoding TetR/AcrR family transcriptional regulator: MRPTKEQAKDNRQRILDTAAKLFRENGIHAVGVDAVMKGAGLTHGGFYGHFKSKSDLAEQALAHAMQNMLGADALSGSLDDFAKSYLSPEHRAAVGAGCTVAALGPELARLPEAERGPVTDHIRGLIAHMENWQTESGFKPDRSQAIADVASFVGALVMSRAVNDPVLSDEILESVRDRVTGKAQDQPISA; the protein is encoded by the coding sequence ATGCGTCCGACCAAGGAACAGGCAAAGGATAACCGGCAGCGGATTCTCGATACGGCAGCAAAGCTGTTTCGCGAGAATGGCATCCATGCCGTCGGTGTCGATGCCGTCATGAAAGGGGCCGGCCTCACCCATGGCGGCTTCTACGGCCACTTCAAATCCAAGAGCGATCTTGCAGAGCAAGCGCTGGCCCATGCGATGCAGAACATGCTAGGCGCCGATGCCCTCAGTGGTTCGTTGGACGATTTCGCGAAATCCTATCTTTCACCAGAGCATCGCGCCGCCGTTGGAGCGGGATGCACCGTGGCCGCTCTTGGGCCGGAGCTCGCAAGACTGCCGGAGGCGGAGCGAGGCCCGGTGACAGATCATATCCGCGGGTTGATCGCCCATATGGAGAACTGGCAGACGGAGAGTGGTTTCAAGCCTGACCGCAGCCAAGCGATCGCGGATGTCGCAAGCTTCGTCGGCGCTCTCGTCATGTCCCGGGCGGTGAACGATCCCGTCTTGTCCGACGAGATTCTGGAGAGCGTGCGCGACCGGGTGACCGGAAAGGCCCAGGACCAACCGATTTCGGCGTAA
- a CDS encoding CBS domain-containing protein, translating to MASSEQITNVGSLMTPTPFTISPNDSAQSAARLMAATGVGILPVEVPGVGAIIGVLTDRDIVVSVLAEGTPPTRAVREFMVVSPETCTPEDSILNAAQKMAERKIRRLVVVNDRHEAVGVLSLSDIARVHPEVAGMILSRSTEPAQFAVMEVEA from the coding sequence ATGGCAAGCTCTGAGCAGATTACAAATGTGGGTTCACTTATGACACCGACGCCCTTTACGATCTCACCCAATGATAGTGCCCAGTCCGCCGCCCGTTTGATGGCGGCAACGGGTGTCGGAATACTTCCGGTGGAAGTCCCCGGTGTCGGCGCCATCATTGGCGTTCTTACCGATCGAGATATCGTTGTGTCGGTGCTTGCCGAAGGCACGCCCCCTACTCGTGCGGTGCGCGAATTTATGGTCGTCTCGCCAGAAACCTGCACTCCTGAGGATAGCATATTGAATGCGGCGCAAAAGATGGCAGAACGCAAGATCCGCCGTCTTGTCGTTGTGAATGATCGCCATGAGGCGGTCGGGGTTCTTTCGCTATCAGACATCGCACGTGTTCATCCGGAAGTTGCGGGCATGATCCTGAGCAGATCGACCGAGCCCGCCCAGTTCGCAGTCATGGAGGTCGAAGCATGA
- a CDS encoding aldo/keto reductase: MRYRVLGRTGLRVSSLALGTGNFGTGWGYGADRETAKQIFEGYRTDGGNFIDTADQYQFGHSETLTGEFITSERDDIVLATKFSLGDAPTSGLQRTGNSRKAMIQSVEASLKRLNTDRIDLLWVHMPDAVTPIDEIVRGLDDLSRSGKILYSGLSDFPAWRVATAATLADLRGWSPISALQIEYSLVERTVERELIPMANAFGLGTVSWSPLGGGLLTGKYRKGETGRAQGLGAVIHGESDDRKTATVDVVLAIAEETGLPAGQIAIAWVLAKGSTLPIIGPRTKEQLDDNLSALNVRLTEEQIARLDTASAIPLGFPYDIVTGSRGRLAGGKEDVMDWPAAAVK, from the coding sequence ATGCGTTATAGAGTTTTGGGCCGCACCGGCCTTCGCGTTTCGTCGTTGGCGCTGGGCACCGGCAATTTCGGCACCGGCTGGGGCTACGGCGCGGACCGAGAGACTGCGAAGCAGATATTCGAGGGTTACCGCACCGACGGCGGCAATTTCATCGATACGGCCGACCAGTATCAGTTCGGCCACTCGGAAACGCTGACCGGCGAATTCATCACTAGCGAGCGCGACGATATCGTGCTCGCTACAAAGTTCTCGCTGGGCGATGCGCCGACCAGCGGCTTGCAGCGCACTGGCAACAGCCGCAAGGCGATGATTCAATCCGTGGAAGCCAGCCTGAAGCGCCTGAACACCGATCGCATCGATCTTCTCTGGGTGCATATGCCGGATGCCGTCACCCCGATCGACGAAATCGTCCGCGGCCTTGATGACCTCTCCCGTTCCGGCAAGATCCTCTATTCCGGCCTGTCGGACTTCCCAGCCTGGCGCGTCGCCACCGCCGCCACCTTGGCAGACCTGCGCGGCTGGTCGCCGATCTCGGCGCTGCAGATCGAATACAGCCTCGTGGAACGCACCGTCGAGCGCGAGCTGATCCCCATGGCCAATGCCTTTGGACTGGGCACCGTTAGCTGGTCACCGCTTGGCGGTGGTCTCCTCACCGGAAAATATCGCAAGGGCGAGACGGGCAGGGCGCAAGGGCTCGGCGCGGTCATCCATGGTGAAAGCGACGATCGCAAGACGGCAACCGTTGACGTGGTTCTGGCGATTGCCGAGGAAACCGGACTTCCTGCCGGTCAGATCGCCATCGCCTGGGTACTAGCCAAAGGCTCAACGCTGCCGATCATCGGTCCGCGCACCAAGGAGCAGCTCGACGACAATCTTTCAGCACTCAATGTTCGCCTGACCGAAGAGCAGATCGCCCGCCTCGATACCGCCAGCGCCATCCCGCTCGGCTTCCCCTACGATATCGTTACCGGCAGTCGCGGTCGTCTGGCGGGCGGCAAGGAGGATGTGATGGACTGGCCGGCCGCTGCGGTGAAGTGA
- a CDS encoding FAD binding domain-containing protein codes for MKPFSYTRPESVENAIRALSANPRAFVLAGGTNLVDLMKYDVVHPEAIIDINRLPLKDIEELPDGGLRIGALVSNSALAHDRRVMNRYPLLTSAILAGASPQLRNAATTGGNLLQRTRCYYFYDPATPCNKRRPGSGCSARGGFNRNHAILGASESCIAVHPSDMCVGLAALGATVEVIGPKGQRCIALADFHRLPGQEPDRDNSLEPGEIVVAIRLEPNHFVAHNSYLKLRDRLSYAFALVSVAAAIDLSDGRIVDVRLALGGVAHKPWRDPLVEAEFAGEMAEDATFRRLADRLLTGAKGYGDNDFKIVLAKRAIARALTEAATRPSQSQGNGPRQTR; via the coding sequence ATGAAGCCGTTTTCCTACACCCGGCCCGAATCCGTGGAGAATGCGATACGCGCGCTTTCAGCCAATCCGCGCGCTTTCGTCCTCGCGGGCGGGACCAATCTCGTTGACTTGATGAAATACGATGTTGTGCATCCAGAAGCGATCATCGACATCAACCGCCTGCCGTTGAAAGACATCGAAGAGTTGCCCGATGGCGGGCTGAGGATCGGCGCGCTGGTCAGCAATTCGGCGCTCGCCCATGATCGACGAGTGATGAATCGCTATCCCCTACTCACAAGCGCCATTCTGGCTGGTGCATCACCACAATTGCGCAACGCGGCTACGACCGGTGGTAATCTTTTGCAACGGACCCGTTGCTACTACTTCTACGATCCTGCCACGCCTTGCAATAAGCGCCGTCCCGGCTCGGGCTGCTCTGCGCGCGGCGGCTTTAATCGAAATCACGCTATCCTTGGTGCGAGCGAAAGCTGCATCGCAGTTCATCCCTCGGATATGTGCGTTGGCCTGGCCGCCCTGGGAGCGACAGTCGAGGTTATAGGACCGAAAGGCCAACGTTGTATTGCGCTGGCCGACTTCCACCGGCTTCCCGGCCAGGAGCCAGACCGGGACAACTCATTGGAACCTGGCGAAATCGTCGTCGCGATCCGACTCGAGCCTAACCACTTCGTCGCGCACAACAGCTATTTGAAGCTGCGTGACCGCCTCTCCTATGCCTTTGCGCTCGTCTCCGTTGCCGCAGCAATTGATCTATCCGACGGACGCATCGTTGATGTGAGGCTGGCCCTCGGGGGGGTGGCGCACAAACCTTGGCGAGACCCTCTGGTTGAGGCGGAGTTCGCTGGGGAAATGGCGGAAGATGCAACGTTCCGCCGTCTTGCCGACAGGCTGTTGACCGGCGCCAAAGGATACGGTGACAACGATTTCAAAATAGTGTTGGCGAAGCGTGCCATTGCGCGTGCACTGACCGAGGCGGCGACGCGTCCGTCCCAATCTCAGGGGAATGGGCCGCGACAGACACGATAG
- a CDS encoding (2Fe-2S)-binding protein, whose protein sequence is MHAPKCAVSFMVNGQTTNVEIAPWITLLDLLRGPLELTGTKKGCDHGQCGACTVLIDGERINCCLKLAVSLDGADIRTIEGFGTPDALHPMQQAFLDHDAFQCGYCTPGQICSAISLVNEGRAYSRAEIRELMSGNLCRCGAYTNIIDAIETFLQSNGRHKTDGSGR, encoded by the coding sequence ATGCACGCACCAAAGTGCGCGGTATCATTCATGGTCAACGGCCAAACAACAAACGTCGAAATCGCCCCATGGATTACGCTGCTGGATCTGCTGCGCGGTCCGCTCGAGCTTACGGGCACTAAGAAGGGCTGCGATCATGGACAATGCGGCGCATGCACGGTCTTGATTGATGGTGAACGCATAAATTGCTGCCTTAAGCTCGCCGTATCGCTGGATGGAGCTGATATAAGGACGATCGAAGGCTTCGGCACTCCGGATGCTTTGCACCCGATGCAACAGGCTTTTCTTGATCACGATGCGTTTCAATGCGGCTACTGCACGCCGGGTCAAATTTGTTCCGCGATAAGCCTCGTCAATGAAGGCCGAGCGTATTCACGCGCCGAGATCCGTGAACTGATGAGCGGTAATCTCTGCCGGTGCGGCGCCTATACCAACATCATCGACGCCATCGAAACGTTCTTGCAGTCGAATGGTCGGCATAAAACGGACGGATCCGGACGATGA
- a CDS encoding xanthine dehydrogenase family protein molybdopterin-binding subunit, translated as MLRENKAVGAPHSRVDGPLKVTGQARYAAEYFDTGLLFGCVVSANIATGKIASIDIDHAACMPGVVKVFTHENRPAVAYRNSKWKDQVALPGHPFRPLENDRILFDGQPVALVVADSYEAARDAASCVRVHYLPNRPQTDLERNLDESYVPPVPRSEQSMPPPPRGDAHAAFAAAPYKISAEYRMDGEHHNPMELFATTVIRNGNGDLTVYDKTQGSQNSHEYICNVFGLASEKLTVKNSFVGGAFGQGLRPKYQLFLAVMASLDLKRSIKVEMSRREMFYLTWRPSSFQQVSLAADGNGNLISVMHHAVHSTSRHEDYQENVANWSGLAYHCENVKITYEIVKLDVSTPGDMRAPGAATGITALEVAIDELAFATGTDPLDFRIRNFAHRDQNQDKEITSKALMACYHEGASRFGWSGRSAEPRSMREGNDLVGWGMATGLWEAKMSPAEAKVRVSSDGKVYVSAAASDIGTGTYTILGQIAADCFDVPIDNVTVQIGDSSLPKTAVEGGSYTAASSGTAVQAASKRVIETLLKHAHVMSGTPLKHAAAKEVEIAEGRLVLKTNHQLGLALSDIMSFVGVSAIEELGVAGPDKKLAKTFAAYTHSAVFAEVKVDADLGVVRVTRVVSAIAAGRILNPKTARSQILGGIVMGIGMALHEKGMIDHRIGRIVNHNLAEYHVPTNADIDGLEVIFVEEDDNKVSPIGAKGLGEIGIIGVAAAVSNAISHATGTRFRDFPITIDKLLMSGTSSDNGPRHHL; from the coding sequence ATGCTACGCGAAAACAAAGCGGTCGGCGCGCCACATTCACGCGTGGATGGCCCGTTAAAGGTAACCGGTCAGGCGCGGTATGCCGCGGAATATTTTGACACAGGCTTGCTGTTTGGATGCGTGGTGTCCGCCAATATTGCAACGGGTAAGATTGCCTCGATCGACATAGACCATGCGGCCTGCATGCCCGGCGTCGTGAAGGTCTTCACGCACGAAAACCGCCCGGCGGTCGCTTACCGAAATAGCAAGTGGAAGGATCAGGTCGCTCTGCCCGGTCATCCCTTCCGCCCGCTAGAAAATGACCGCATACTTTTCGACGGTCAGCCCGTGGCACTTGTGGTTGCCGACAGCTACGAGGCGGCACGAGATGCAGCGAGCTGTGTGCGGGTACACTATCTGCCCAACCGTCCGCAAACTGATCTTGAGCGCAATCTCGACGAAAGCTACGTGCCGCCGGTGCCCCGCTCTGAGCAATCTATGCCGCCGCCGCCTCGCGGCGATGCGCACGCTGCCTTCGCAGCCGCGCCATACAAGATTTCCGCCGAGTACCGGATGGATGGTGAACATCACAATCCGATGGAACTGTTCGCCACGACAGTGATACGAAATGGCAACGGCGATTTGACCGTGTATGACAAAACCCAGGGCTCGCAGAACTCCCACGAGTACATTTGCAATGTATTCGGGTTAGCGTCCGAAAAATTAACGGTGAAGAACAGTTTCGTAGGAGGTGCTTTCGGGCAGGGATTGCGGCCGAAGTACCAACTCTTTTTGGCTGTGATGGCGAGCCTTGATCTGAAACGATCGATCAAGGTCGAGATGAGCCGCCGCGAGATGTTTTACCTGACTTGGCGGCCCTCTAGTTTCCAACAGGTCTCCCTTGCAGCCGATGGAAATGGAAACCTGATATCGGTCATGCACCATGCCGTCCATTCGACGTCCCGTCATGAAGATTACCAGGAAAACGTCGCTAATTGGTCCGGCCTCGCCTACCATTGCGAAAACGTCAAGATTACGTATGAAATCGTCAAGCTCGACGTTTCTACTCCAGGCGATATGCGCGCGCCCGGGGCGGCAACAGGTATAACGGCCCTTGAGGTGGCAATTGACGAACTCGCTTTCGCCACAGGAACTGACCCATTGGATTTCCGCATCCGCAATTTCGCCCATCGGGACCAGAACCAAGACAAGGAAATCACCTCCAAGGCGTTGATGGCTTGTTACCATGAAGGCGCTTCACGCTTCGGATGGTCAGGGCGTTCGGCAGAACCGCGCTCGATGCGCGAGGGAAATGACCTTGTGGGTTGGGGAATGGCAACGGGCTTATGGGAAGCTAAAATGTCGCCAGCTGAAGCCAAAGTGCGGGTTTCTTCTGATGGCAAGGTCTACGTCTCGGCTGCCGCTTCCGATATCGGGACCGGCACCTATACGATCCTCGGCCAGATTGCCGCTGATTGCTTCGATGTTCCAATTGACAACGTCACCGTTCAGATCGGGGACTCTTCTCTTCCTAAGACGGCCGTCGAAGGCGGATCCTACACAGCTGCATCATCTGGTACTGCCGTCCAGGCAGCATCAAAGCGTGTCATTGAAACTCTCCTCAAGCATGCGCATGTCATGTCTGGCACGCCGCTAAAACACGCCGCAGCCAAGGAAGTCGAAATTGCCGAGGGTCGCCTCGTTCTCAAGACCAATCACCAGCTCGGTCTGGCTTTGTCCGACATCATGAGCTTTGTCGGCGTCTCGGCCATCGAAGAACTTGGAGTAGCCGGGCCAGACAAGAAACTCGCCAAGACATTTGCTGCCTACACCCATTCAGCCGTGTTTGCCGAGGTCAAGGTGGATGCTGATCTCGGCGTTGTTCGCGTCACGCGAGTTGTCAGCGCCATTGCCGCGGGCCGCATCCTTAATCCCAAGACCGCTCGAAGCCAGATTCTGGGCGGCATTGTGATGGGAATTGGCATGGCGTTGCATGAAAAGGGGATGATCGACCACCGCATCGGCCGGATCGTCAACCATAACTTGGCCGAGTATCACGTGCCCACAAATGCCGATATCGACGGGCTTGAGGTGATTTTTGTCGAGGAGGATGACAACAAGGTGAGCCCCATCGGAGCAAAAGGACTGGGCGAGATCGGCATTATCGGTGTTGCCGCTGCCGTTTCAAATGCGATATCTCACGCAACAGGGACTCGTTTCCGCGACTTTCCCATTACTATCGACAAGTTACTAATGAGCGGCACGTCGAGCGATAACGGGCCTCGGCATCACCTCTGA
- a CDS encoding WGR domain-containing protein — MTQQCSNLYFQRIDPSRNMARYYMLSIQPTLFGEVSLIRAWGRIGTRGQEMSHHFASETDALVLLRKIVRRKSAKGYVFKGTC, encoded by the coding sequence ATGACCCAGCAGTGCTCCAACCTATACTTTCAACGGATAGATCCAAGCCGCAACATGGCGCGCTATTATATGTTGTCGATACAGCCGACGCTGTTTGGCGAAGTTTCCCTCATTCGAGCTTGGGGGCGTATCGGTACGCGCGGCCAGGAGATGAGCCACCACTTTGCATCCGAGACGGACGCTTTGGTGCTTCTTCGGAAAATCGTCCGCCGGAAGTCCGCGAAGGGCTATGTTTTCAAGGGAACTTGTTGA